The Calorimonas adulescens genome contains a region encoding:
- a CDS encoding YlmC/YmxH family sporulation protein, translating to MLLSEFGGKELVNLNDGSRLGLIEDADLLIDEETGKIDSFIIFENRLSFFVRNDRNGFRIPWDTIRKIGNDMVIVEIDNRKNF from the coding sequence ATGTTGCTCAGTGAATTTGGAGGCAAAGAACTTGTCAATTTGAACGATGGATCTAGATTAGGACTTATAGAAGATGCAGATCTGTTGATAGATGAAGAAACAGGGAAAATAGATTCATTTATAATATTTGAAAACCGCTTGTCTTTTTTTGTTAGAAATGATAGAAATGGATTTAGAATCCCATGGGACACCATAAGAAAAATAGGAAACGATATGGTGATAGTTGAGATTGATAATAGAAAAAATTTTTAA
- the dut gene encoding dUTP diphosphatase, giving the protein MVNVYIKKLVDDENLPLPQYASEGAAGMDLYAYIKNDLVIKPGDIKLIPTGYAVKIPDGYEIQIRPRSGLALKYGITVLNSPGTIDSDYIGEIKIVMINLGKNDYVIKKYDRIAQVVLNKIEKIQFLCTDELPITKRGNGGFGHTGI; this is encoded by the coding sequence ATGGTAAATGTGTATATAAAAAAATTAGTTGATGATGAAAACTTGCCACTTCCACAGTATGCATCTGAGGGTGCAGCTGGGATGGATCTTTACGCATATATTAAAAATGACCTGGTAATAAAACCTGGCGATATAAAACTTATTCCCACAGGGTATGCTGTAAAGATTCCAGATGGATATGAAATTCAAATAAGGCCCCGTAGTGGCCTGGCATTAAAATATGGTATAACAGTTTTAAACTCACCAGGTACTATTGACAGTGACTATATTGGCGAAATCAAGATAGTAATGATTAATCTTGGCAAGAATGATTATGTAATAAAAAAGTATGATAGAATTGCGCAAGTGGTATTGAACAAAATAGAAAAGATACAATTTTTATGTACTGATGAACTACCAATAACAAAAAGGGGTAACGGTGGGTTTGGACATACTGGCATATAA